A window of Nicotiana sylvestris chromosome 8, ASM39365v2, whole genome shotgun sequence genomic DNA:
aaagaaaagaattgaaaataaaataagaagaatACAAGAGTGTTAATTGGACCCATTCTTAATCTCCCAAATCACCCCCAAATTCGTCCATTATCAAAATTGGGCTATCTTGCACAATTGTCCCCTCAAAATCAATTAACCCCCAACCCAAATACCATTAACCACCCCTAGCCCATGACCTGTGACCCAAACTCCCTCTGGATCCACCCATTTCCTCCTCCATATAAAAACCTTGTTATAACATTTTCCCCCAAATTCCCTAACCCTAGAAACCAAAATCAGAGGCGGCTCTTCTACTGTTCTTCTTCTTTAGTGAACTCGCCTCAACTCGcatgagttttgagcgagttcaCTCATTGGTCGCCCCCTTCACGTCACCTCATCCTCAACGGATTTGTCAGAGGAGTACGATATTCTCTCAAAATGCACGATTTCGGATTCAAAAGGACAATTGTTAGACGAATGGGAGCCGTGGATAGATGTGAATCAATCCACTCCCTCCATTTGTCCCGAAATTGTTCAATAAATCTGAAGATTTTCGGATTCTAGGCAGAAGCTTCGAGATATTTTTGAGGTTTATATATAAGGTAAGTTCTTTTCTTGTTAAGGAGGAAAAAATTTTCAGAAAAAGGGTAGAGTAaaatttctagggttcttgagcttttttcttttattcctcAAGCTTTGGTATGCTTTTCTTCagaaaacgaaaaaaaattagaaaatggtCTAAGTTTGTGTTGTTCGTTAAAATTTTGTTTCCAAAGAAACCAGAAGATTCTACGGCTTTTGTTGTTGTCCTGTTACTGTGAAGCTTCATCTTCAGCTTTCTTATTCTTTAAACTTTGTCGAGGAAAGGAAGAGGAACTCGCCGGATTTCGGATCCTACAATTATAGTTATTTTCTGTGTTTTGCTCATATATCCGAGATCTTTTTGTTCAAACAGGTTTTCTCTCAGTTCCTCCTCGTCtcgttattttttttttctctctgccTTGGATTATGTTTTAATTTCAGTAAACGGATGGTTTGAGTTATTGTATTTAAACATTAATCTAATTATGGTGGCCAAAAGAAGCCTAGGATTATGAAACCTTGAAAAATCCTCTGTTTAGCTTAATGCACTATTgctcttctttctctttctttcatttgcTTGTATATTTAATTTAATCTTTTTCTTGGGATGGAAAGTTAGAGAGATGGTTAAAAGTCAGTGCATCATTTGCCTATTTTTGAAGCATAGGTAGCTTTAATTGTTCAAAGTTGGAACGTGTATTTTGTCTACCATATAATATCCCGTGTTGAATTTTTCCAGATCTTGTCCAGTGCTAAAAAAGTGCAAAGAAAGTTTATTAAGGTTTAGCAGCATTAAATACAAGATAACTTGACATGTTCTTCGAAAAGTTTATAAACTTTCCGTGTTGACAGGTACTATATATACATGTCAACACGGAAGTTGACATGTACTATAAACTTCTTGGAACATGTCAACTCATATACAAAATGTATAGTACATGTTCTTCGAAAAGTTTGACGCGAAATTTCTTGATACAAAATGTAGAAGTATTAATTTTGGCTTTAGGATCAACGTTGGTAGTGGTGCAAGAAATGGTCAAAAGAACAATAGAAGATTTATTTGTCGTATATTGTTTGCTTTTCCTAGGTATCGGCTCATGTGTTTATTCTAAGGATAATTTTGACGTTACTGGTATTTTACTCGATTATGTTgaataaattaataatttttttaaaaaaaaaaacttgatttttCGCACTTAtttgaaattaaattaaaatcatTATCTAGCTTTTGACCTCTTTTAGTTTTCCTGTGGTTTCCTTTTGGTCATTTTCAGGGGcgtaattgttttaaaaaaaataacattcCAAAGTTGCTATATTTTTATGCCAGTAGTATTTCATGATATAGTCAATATATATTAGCATGTCTTTAACCTAGAGAAAAGGTGAATATACAATAGACCCAAAAGCCCAATAACTTGAGGTGTGCCACATTTTAAATCTATAacctatggccctcacaaatttaGATCAAATAAATTGGGATGTGCCACatataaataaaaatttaattgatggCCCTCAAAGTTTAGTTTTGGGGCTTTCTCTCTAAAATTGGAATCGAGGTGTGTCGTGCCAATTAAAATCCCAAAATACATGACCCTTGTATTAGTTTCATAATTTAGATCTAAAAAATATCAAatactcgtagtttgctttaggctcgatttagattagtattgcgattatgtatacgttcgcgtaacataattgcaaatttatttctaaaaatgacttgagggatgcgttcgcgctacttcaaccaaactttttcttaataaaataaacaaagcgttattaatcgtggacacgtttgcgtgacatgacttttgacgcgccaaaggaaaagagtatacgtacgcgtaactcaattctttaattacaaataatcaagtgatttaatagtggtaaaaaaaataaatgcacataggtcctaaaaatgagtagtcaaacaatttaagccaagtataatttgctaagcgaccgtgctagaaccacggaacccgggaatgcctaacaccttctcccaggttaacagaattccttacttagaatttctggttcgcagaattcaaaaggaaagtcgaaatttcctcgatttgggatttaaataaaccggtggcttgggacaccaattaaaatattccaagtggcgactctgaaaaataaataaataatccttaTCGAaaaatgtcacttaaattggaaactcccttatatacctctcggggtgtgtaaaaaggaggtgtgacagctctggcgactctgctggggatcgaacccagaatctctggttcaaggttcaagaattcgagcttgttaaagtaatttttatttggctttattgttgatattactgcaTTTTGTGGatttaatgtgctaattgtcatttatcgctttgatattacttgaattgtatttaaatgtcttcttacgccacccatctgagtcttctgaaaatggtacACACGTTTGCGtgacccgctttttctgtagaaattataaaATAAGATAAGGTTGGGCAAGCAACAAgaccgggcagactttcgtgctcccggtacgttgccccctcctcaaacccagttgtccgctcgggtaacccaagtctagaccataaaccaggtttttaaacctagaataacgcaacctcatgtcggatccctagtaggaatgattattttcatcacgtgcatttgaccttggggactcaacacaggggttgggtccgtctaggacaggtatacccaaaataaagaccatcctgatgcatcctacgttctatgtgaatatttatttgtttcggcttgcatgttgaccggctaagaaaggaaataaaaagaaaaaccaaaagtgAGGTAGGAGAGAAAATTTACTCGATTTCTAAAATCCCAGTATTTGAAaatatcctgaaactctgccgaatttaaaaaaaaaaaggaaaaaaaagtgaaaatataTTTCAAAAGAGTGAGTCAAATATCATGTTTTTGTATCAAAACTGCCTGAACTATGCAAGTccgattctcaccagatgtgggatacgtaggcaacccacataaggttcggcctcatttttaccaaataataaaataaaaagatgtTTCAGGGCTTTGGTCAAAACAATATGCCGACCCAGCTTCGGTTGTATTTAAGTCATTTCTCCTCGGAATAGCTTTAGATTGCATTccaattgtcgaaaggctattttcgagAGGAACAGACAAAAGGTGTCTTTTCCAATAAAATACCtacccccggcctcaaaattcatttggAATTTTGAAGGgtgccacgtttgcaaaaacgacCATTTTGCTAACATAGCAATAAAAGGGGTCCTTGTCcgttgatttttttaaaaaaaacttatttTGCAAAAAGAGTCCacaagagtcaaccctaaccttaaccccCCACAGGTACAAATGAATACCGTCTAGGAATCATCGCAACCTGTCATAGAAAGGGCTCGGATGCAGCTACATAAGTGGTGGGGTGATTTAGATGAAGATGACCAACTTTGGGTAAAAGAGCATTTGGGCTCCCTAGTAGACATCATGCACGTGAAACCACAGGAGGATTTAATTAAGGCTTTGGTGACCTTTTGGGATCCCGTTCACAATGTGTTCCGTTTCTCGGATTTCGAACTCACACCCACTCTGGAAGAAATAGTCGGGTACATCAATTTCGGCCAAGAGTTAAGAAAGCAGCAACTAATATTCCCGAGGGCTCCCTCAGTACACAAATTCTTCGATCTTTTGAAAATTAGCAAACAAATGAGCAAGGGCCGTGTAAGCAAAGGGAGTTGTTCGTTCTACTTCCTGTATTTCAGGTTTGGACACTCGGCCGGGTTTGAAACACATGAGAAGGGGTTGAATAACAAACAGGACTAGAGGATATGGCAAATTCATCGATGGTTTGCTTTCATCGTGGcatttctaggaatcatggtatTTCCGAATTCTGAGGGTACAATAGACCTTCGTATGGCCAAAATCGCACAGGTCCTCGTCGACAAAAAAGATCACACATTTGTCCCATTATTGCTGGCGGACATTTACCGGGCATTAACATTGTGCAAATCTGGGGGTCAATTTTTCGAAGGCTACGATATTCTTCTTCagatgtggatgaccgaacacttTCGCCGTCATCCTAAGTTCATGAGATATACTCCAGACGGGAACAATTTCATCAAAAAGTATGAGGAAAGGGTGGAAGATTACAAACCACCGgaagggtttgaagcatgggtGTCCTATTTGAGGAAATTGAGAGcagatcaaattgaatggaccataGGATGGCTCCCAGTAATAGAAATCATCTACATGACCTCTTCAAAGGGCTACTTGATGATAATGGGTACGAGAAGTATACAACCATATGCACCACAAAGAGTTCTGAGACAACTGGGAAGATATCAGGTGATACCCGAAGAGGCAGACCTAAGCACTCAAGTTATTGAACTATACCCAGAAGCAATGATACCCGAGGCTTTAGTTCAAAGAGACTGGAATTGTTGTCGGTATCTAAAAAGTAACACCCAAGTGCCAGACCCAGCTAAGGGCGAAGCTGATCCCAATTATGCGACTTGGTTTGAAAGGAGTTTTTATGTGTACAATGAGCCCGAGCCCAAACCTgtgaggcccgccaaaaggccccatgttcaagcttttgatgacAAAATTCAGGAAAGGTTAGCTTGGGGataaaaggaaaaggaatatCAGGCCACCATCCATGATCTgcgagaagagttgagaaatgtcaccttcaacaatgatttacaggcacaagaggccgagggtgagaggagaagattggtttgagaaaatgaagctctcagGGCCCAGGTTCGACAGCTGAAAATAGCAGCCGAGAATCCGGGCCaaagcaggaaagatgaaaggcttatttataaccttactcaaaaggtgCGTGACTATGAAAATGACCTGCAaaaagctgagtctgaactagcaaaagcacgaACGAGGTTGGCTAAAAATGCCGAAGGGCGTGCAGCTTTCGTTCaatagatgaaagaaagatatgaaagagaggtcacaggttgggaaaagcgATTCGCAACCTCgaaggtgaaatggctaaacaagccaaaaattttaaggccgagagagaacattgttacgccttaatggcacggTTAGAAGAGGACTTACAGCACTTGCAAGAGCAAAATCACGCTGCCACCCAAGTCTTAGAGGCTAGATCCCGTCAGATTGgccgtttgttgcaagagaagggcatcATAAGAGAGAGGGTTCGAAGGATTGCTGACTACATCACCATGAAATGCAGTGCGTGTGAGGACATGACAAGATCCATGTTTTTTTCCACTGTAATGATCTTCACCCGTCAGATAATGGAAGAACTCTTCGGCTCCAAGATGACATGGCAAGTAGGCCCGCTACAAGACCAGTTGGTGTTCCTAAGGCAGGGTTGGAGGCACTGATGTTTTCTTGAttgtattttcttcctttttccgagtctgtatttttcatatttcgaGACTATTTTCAGTTCGTAGAAAAGGCATGTCCAGAGTCTTAAAGTTCTAGAAAAGGTATGTTTTGAGTCTTTTGTAATTCAGTAAAGTTGTGctaatgaaaaattgaaaaaaaaaagaaaaaaaaacccacaaaaattgttcttttctttttcgcaTTTACTTCTTGAACTACGTTATGATCTGATTTAtgcggcgtcgtgatacgtaggcaatccttatCGGATCCGGTCATGCTTTTTGTAAACAATTTAAATAAAAGAGGAAAGATCCGAAAGAAAAAcccaaaagaaggaaaagaaggaaaatcaaaggaaaagaaaaaaaagaggcaaagaaagagatgaaaagagagagagtggaattggaaagaaggaaaaaaaataataagaataagAATAAGTAAAGCCGGGATGAAGCATGCGaccgttgcaaaacatgtagaaacacatttaactgtatagatgcatcacaccccaacatgcgattacctatctgttatttgtttcaaactaaccgtttgttGCTGTTATCCCAAGTTCaggttctatagtaaggtggttgttttgtggtagtctggcttcccatccatatttcacgaggtcgaaaggtagcgttgaaatgtcttcagaaatcactctgccaacagttcctatcATGTAAGAGAGTCCGACTTCGGAGTCGGCAGCTGCCGAGGAAAACAGGTtactgcgtctccgcatgatggaaatgtgggatgcctggtCAAACGGAAGAGAGCCACCAAGTGTAATCCCCGGATTTCCCGAGCTTTTCCCTAGGGTAGGTGGAACCTCCAATATCCCGATCAGTCACCCCAATACCCCACTCGGACATCCTACCATCTCGGCCTACTTTGTTGGAACACCTTTtgaggttcgcccccaggtgttagcttcagGAGTGGTTCCAAATATTTTCACTACTCCTCCTTGCTCAGCTATTACACAGCCTACGCTGCCCAGACCCAACTTTGACCCATCAATCTTCACCTTCCAAACACCATCTTTTCCACTGGAACCTGCACAGTTTCCCACCTATACTTACTCTCAACCACCCCGATATGAGTTCACTGCGGGCAAGAAAAGACTACCAAAAttcctgagcaagaagagattgcgaggaagatgaggagtatagaacagagtctcaaaagcatacaaggcttaAGTGGACAGAAAAATGTATCCTATACTGACTTATGCATGTTCCATCATGTGCATCtgccattgggattcaaaaccccgaAATTTGAGAAgaacgatgggcacggtgatcctattGCTCGTCTCAAAAAATATTGCAATCAATTGCGAGGGgccggtggaaaggaagaactactcatggcctatttcggagaaagtctggttggcatcgcttctgagtggtacatggaccaggatatatcccgctggcacatctgggatgatctgctagagatttcgtcaggcagttccagtacaacattgatattgctccagataggaactcgTTGACGAACTTGAAAAAGAAGTCCTCGAAAAGCTTTCGGGAGTATGCGGTTAAATGGCGAGAGCAAGCATCTAGGGTAAAACCTCCGATGGATGAGGTTGAAATGGTCACGGTTTTTTACAAGATCAGGAAGCcgactacttccaaaatatgatgtctaCTATGGGTAAACCATTTGCCGAAGCaatcaagattggcgaaatggttgaaaacgggtcgaattctaagccaatccgcTATCAGAGCTActtcccaagccattcagggtgggtaTGGAGGAATAGTGAAAGgcaagaagaaggaagaaacgtccATGGCAGCGTCGGGCGCAAGAAAATACCGTACTCCCAGATCCCTTTTCCCAGAAAGGACCccgcaacactattacccccaccaaTACATGGCCTATGCTCCTCATCCATACACGGTCATGAATGCTCAATCTTATGTCCGCCCACAGCAACAAGCCCACTATAACCAAGCTACATTTCCTAGAAGTCAACCTCcttaccaaaaccactacaaCCCCGGTCTTCCGCAAACCAATTTTCCCCCTCGTGAACTACCTAAAAGGCCAAATTTTACACCAATCGGCGAATACTACTCCAGCCTTTTCCCAAAGCTTGTCCAAATGGGTCTGCTACAGCCGGTTCCTCAAActaggcaaaacccaacatcttCCGCTTACAGAGCTAGTGCCCGATGCGCCTATCACTCAGGGGGCAGAAGGGCACGACACTGATGATTACTGGACTCTGAAGAGAGCAGTGGAGAATttgatagaacaaaggaagatagtgctaagggatgagGATGTCCCCAATGTGACTAATAACCCACTAccagcccacaacaacgggccggtaaTCGGGATGATTTGTAAGGATAAAGAATTTAACCCAGCATTGAATGCCATCATTGCCATTGCTGAcccagaaaagaaaccaaaagcttCCCCAAAGCAAGACAAAGGGGAGGAAAAGAACAAAATCACCCCTCCAAAATTAGAAAAGAAAGTCGAAGCGGGAATTGGGGCAACACCTTccaaagatgttgttctctatgTCCCTCGGGGTCGCAAAGAAAAACAGATGACTTTGAGTCCTCCTAGAAGATTCGAGCTAAACAAGGCAAcccaaatgtatgtgcccaagggaGCTTGTGTGATGCGGGGGCCAATTAATCCTCCAAGGCtgagtgagcccgtggttattggccgcACACCGCAAAAGCCCATGACGGATCCTACCGTTGTGCCCTGGAATTACAACAAAATGGTGGTGACCTATAAGGGCAAAGAAATCTCAGGAGAAGTCCAAGAAAATAACCCCGTTGAAAAGTATTCTAACttggaagaggtgaacaatgcCACTCGAAAACGCTTCCTAtctaagaagcccgtgagtgccgaagaagcggagactttctttcaaaagatgaaaatggcagATTATGAGGTGATTGACCAGCTTCGAAAATTTCTTGAACAAGTCTCCTTGTTGGCTTTGCTGATGAACTCCCCCAAAAATCagaaggtattgatcaagacccttaacgaagcatatgttCCTATTGAAACTTCTATAGAACAGTTGGAAAGGATGGCAGAAAGGTATTCCTCAATTAACcagatttccttcagcaaaaatgacttgccTCCAGAAGGGGCCGcgcataacaaagccctgcacCTTACAGTCaaatgtgaagggtactatgtgaaaaaggttatgttggacggaggctctAGGGTAGACATCTGCCCACTCTTGACTCTACTGCGCatggaaattgggactgaaaGAATTCGACCCAATAATGTCTGTGTATGGGCTTTCAATGGTATAAAAAGGGACACGATTGGAGAGATTGATCTGATTCTGACCATcggcccagtagactttgaagtaaccttccaggtgttggacatggacacatcctacaattttcttttggggaggccatggattcatgcagcaggGGTTGTACCCTCTACCCTCCATCAGATGGTAAAATTTGAGCATGAAGATCAAGAGATTGTGGTCCACGGGGAAgacgagcaatcaatttatcgcgacccatcagtcccatgtcttgaagcaagagaggggAATGAGTACATAGTTTATCAAGCCTTTGAAATTGTGGTCGCAGACCAGTACGAAGAGGAAACCCTTGCCctcaaccctttctttctaatgcatcaatcatggtggccaaagaaatgatcagacATGGTTTCAAATTAGGGAAGGGGCTTGGTAAATTATTGCAAGGAATAACTGAACCTGCTACCCTGACAACCAATGAAAAGTTCTTCAGGATAGGCTTCCTACCCACTCCAGATGATGTAAAATGGgcaaatgatagaaagaatgatggttgggtcttgcctcagccggtgccgcatctgtacagaacatttgtcaagccaaaataccATGAGGAGGAAGAAAATGAGGCCTTCACAGCCGAAGAGACTGAAGatatatgtggggcaatgaggaagATACTGTATGAAGCCCACATGGTTCAACTAGGggaaggctcgagcaccgctgaggtgctgtatataGGACCTAATTCCAAGCTacagaattggaaggctacgccattcctgatcaggcgggagtcccggtagacctgtcctgccaccttttctacatcacgagttatttcagggtgtaactcagatgttttctttagtttcttgtcttttaattttccaatgtaaaccctgttatctccaaattccaagaaatgaaacCAATATTTCATTgttcatctttctttattctttctgattttgttattttttttatttcttatttcagttctaataatgcggctttaagtaacatgacatgcttgcagacttcatgcctagatccaaacatgctgtctaattgcgaaataatgaaccaagaaccggaatacgATGAAGAGGAGGCTTtaagggaaataaatcgagaattggaacaatttgagaataaacctaagacGAACTAAATGatactgaaccggttaatttgggtagttctgaagaagtcagagaaactaagataagcatTTTCACAGGCAAAAAAACTCGAGACGCATTAATCCAACTcctgtttgagttcaaagatgtgtttgcttggtcatacgatgacatgccagggctGAGTGTTGATTTGGTTGTTCACAAGTTGCCAACATACCCCGATTGTCCCCCAgtccaacaaaagcaaagaaaattcaaaactgatgttagtgacaagatcaaagaagaggtcacgaagtagttgaaagcgggggtgatccgagtggtccggtACACCACCTTGTTAGCTAATGTAGTTCCAgttccaaagaaagacgggaagacccgggtgtgtgtggattacagagatttaaacaaggcaagtcccaaagataacttccctttgccaaacatccacatccttgttgataactgtgccaagcatgagatacaatccttcgtggattgttatgcaggatatcatcaggtgttgatggatgaagaagatgtaaaGAAGATAGCTTTTACCATACCGTGGGGTACATACTGTTGCAGAGTCATGCCGTTTGGTCTCAAGAACGtcggggcaacctatatgagagccatgacagcCATGTTTCacgatatgatgcaccaagagatagaggtgtatgtagacgatgtaatcatcaaatccaaaacccaggacgaccacgttcgggacttgagaaaTTTTTTTGAGCGGATGCGCAAATATGATTTAAaactgaacccagccaaatgtgcatttggggtaccatccggcaaactcttgggattcatcgtcagtcggaggggcatcgagttagacccaacaaagataaagtctattcgagatttgcctcctccaaaaaccaagaaggatgttatgagtctgttgggtagattgaactacatcagtcgattcattgcccaaatgacatccacatgtgaacccatattcaaactGCTAAAGAAAGACGCAACactcaagtggacagatgaatgtcaaagagcttTTGATAAAATTAAGGAATATTTGTCGAATCCGCCGGTCTTGGTCCCACCTAATCCAGGGaggcctttgttcttgtacctgacagtcttggaaaattctttcggttgcgtcctcatgcaacacgatgtgaccggaaagagagagcaggctatttactatctgagcaagaagttcactagttatgaagccaagtacactctgTTGGAAAGGACCCGCTGCGCtttgacttgggtcgctcagaagctgaggcattacttgcaagcctacaccacttacctcataaccaggttggatcctttaaaatacatattctaGAAGCCGATGCCCACTAGGAGGCTAgaaaagtggcagatcctgcttacggaattcgacatagtatatgtcactcgcacggcaatgaaagcccaggcgttacaGACCATTTGGCTGAAAATCCGGTCAATGATGAATACCAGCCTTTGAATacttacttcccagatgaagaggtaaactcgGTTGAGGCAATATCCGAAGATATCAATGCTTAGAAAATGTTTTTTATGGAgcggtaaacgcaaaaggtgttggaattggggcaatcctGATCTCGCCCACCGGCCAACATTATCCGGCCACAACTAGGCCACAgtatgcggaccccacatgaacgggtatgttttagcaaataAAATCTTTCGAGCAGgctattactggataaccatggaaaaggactacttcagttttgtccgaaagtgtcatcagtgtcaggtgcacgatgatttgattcatgcacctcccacagaactgcatcccatatcagcaccttggccatttatTGCTTGGGGTATGAATGTCATCGGGCCAATCGAGCCGAAAGCCTTGAATAGGCACCGATTAATACTAGttaccattgactacttcacgaagtgggttgaagccatcacTCTCAAAtccgtcaccaagaaagctgtggtagatttcgtgcactccaatcttatctgccgttttggcattcctgcaactattatcacagacaatgctgcaaacttgaatagtcatttgatgggagagatatgcgaacaattcaagataacgcattggaattctactccttatcggcccaaagccaatggtgctgtcgaagcagcaaacaaaaacatcaaaaagattttgagaaagatgattcag
This region includes:
- the LOC138875282 gene encoding uncharacterized protein, which encodes MARLEEDLQHLQEQNHAATQVLEARSRQIGRLLQEKGIIRERVRRIADYITMKCSACEDMTRSMFFSTVMIFTRQIMEELFGSKMTWQEADYFQNMMSTMGKPFAEAIKIGEMVENGSNSKPIRYQSYFPSHSGRFLKLGKTQHLPLTELVPDAPITQGAEGHDTDDYWTLKRAVENLIEQRKIVLRDEDVPNVTNNPLPAHNNGPVIGMICKDKEFNPALNAIIAIADPEKKPKASPKQDKGEEKNKITPPKLEKKVEAGIGATPSKDVVLYVPRGRKEKQMTLSPPRRFELNKATQMYVPKGACVMRGPINPPRLSEPVVIGRTPQKPMTDPTVVPWNYNKMVVTYKGKEISGEVQENNPVEKYSNLEEVNNATRKRFLSKKPVSAEEAETFFQKMKMADYEVIDQLRKFLEQVSLLALLMNSPKNQKVLIKTLNEAYVPIETSIEQLERMAERYSSINQISFSKNDLPPEGAAHNKALHLTVKCEGYYVKKVMLDGGSRVDICPLLTLLRMEIGTERIRPNNVCVWAFNGIKRDTIGEIDLILTIGPVDFEVTFQVLDMDTSYNFLLGRPWIHAAGVVPSTLHQMVKFEHEDQEIVVHGEDEQSIYRDPSVPCLEAREGNEYIVYQAFEIVVADQYEEETLALNPFFLMHQSWWPKK